A single Mesotoga infera DNA region contains:
- the cas7i gene encoding type I-B CRISPR-associated protein Cas7/Cst2/DevR: MQIKCLSWGSISKVTMGNPNAGFTEGNIQTAKKIVAPDGSAFNYVSGQCQRHGLRERFAEIGEALSTPVDGEVETTLGDPLNYIDDDLFGYMIAVTGDNRKRTSPVRIAPLVSLFPYRGDRDLLTKTRKASDKGGNMVETEVYSAYLRGGGLIELDRVGKFEPSEIKETTLEIQKEERFRRLNLLLDSMMTLWTGGKQTNILSDISPKFIAFAFQTVKLPFLLESVTCDAKGKILAETLIDSITNYSNIIDRVIIGTTKVLDASELNAGANQNIEILPMTDAFSKVKEIISTI, translated from the coding sequence TTGCAGATTAAATGCCTCTCTTGGGGTTCAATATCCAAGGTTACCATGGGAAACCCAAACGCAGGCTTCACAGAAGGCAATATCCAGACGGCAAAAAAGATCGTCGCCCCAGACGGTTCTGCATTCAACTACGTTTCCGGACAATGCCAGCGCCACGGCCTGAGAGAGAGATTCGCCGAAATCGGAGAAGCTCTTTCAACTCCCGTAGATGGAGAAGTTGAAACGACTCTCGGAGATCCGCTGAACTATATCGATGATGATCTCTTCGGTTACATGATCGCAGTAACCGGAGACAACAGAAAGAGAACATCACCCGTGAGAATCGCCCCGCTCGTGTCTCTCTTCCCATACAGAGGCGACAGAGATCTTCTCACAAAGACAAGGAAGGCTAGCGACAAGGGTGGAAACATGGTTGAAACCGAAGTCTATTCCGCATATCTGAGAGGCGGCGGGCTCATTGAGCTTGACAGGGTCGGCAAATTCGAACCCTCAGAGATCAAAGAGACCACACTCGAGATACAGAAAGAAGAGCGCTTTAGAAGACTCAACCTCCTCCTCGATTCCATGATGACTCTCTGGACAGGTGGAAAGCAGACCAATATACTGTCTGACATCTCTCCGAAATTCATTGCCTTCGCCTTTCAAACCGTAAAGCTTCCATTTCTCCTCGAATCCGTAACCTGTGACGCGAAGGGAAAGATCCTGGCCGAGACGCTGATCGACAGCATAACCAATTATTCAAACATAATCGATCGCGTAATTATTGGAACTACAAAAGTGCTCGATGCATCGGAACTCAATGCTGGCGCTAATCAGAATATTGAAATTCTTCCTATGACAGATGCCTTCTCCAAAGTCAAAGAGATCATTTCGACAATATAA
- the cas5 gene encoding CRISPR-associated protein Cas5: protein MIVLEISIKGYTASFRSPASMNYQESLPFPPPTTIAGIIGAATGREYFEAQNYCRELSYGVHIQENEGMAKDPWAIKKVKGGGRSIGKAVVIREVIYRPKITLVIAGPQDKLKEIEEALADPRFPLSLGRDDEFITSVQSELKTAERVDKSVINNTVVKGNLEGKINIAGLHEGLISHFKTYWLNSEFDRDKRNPKVRRPVSRSPYIYISEPVKYSGEAVNVSGTAFPLWR from the coding sequence ATGATTGTGCTCGAAATCTCAATAAAAGGATATACAGCTTCCTTTAGAAGCCCCGCCTCAATGAATTATCAGGAGAGCCTGCCCTTTCCCCCGCCAACGACGATCGCTGGAATAATCGGCGCAGCCACAGGCCGCGAGTACTTCGAGGCACAGAACTACTGCCGGGAACTTTCCTACGGAGTACACATACAGGAGAATGAGGGAATGGCAAAAGACCCCTGGGCAATAAAGAAAGTGAAAGGCGGAGGAAGATCCATAGGCAAAGCGGTAGTGATAAGAGAAGTCATCTATCGTCCCAAAATAACACTTGTAATTGCAGGCCCCCAGGACAAGCTCAAAGAAATCGAGGAAGCGCTTGCCGATCCCCGCTTCCCTCTAAGCCTGGGAAGAGACGACGAGTTCATAACCTCCGTCCAGTCTGAACTAAAGACCGCAGAGAGAGTGGATAAATCAGTCATAAACAATACTGTGGTCAAGGGAAACCTTGAAGGCAAGATCAACATCGCCGGACTTCATGAAGGACTTATCTCTCACTTCAAGACTTACTGGCTGAACTCTGAATTCGATCGCGATAAACGAAATCCGAAGGTGAGGAGGCCGGTAAGCAGATCTCCTTACATATACATCTCTGAACCGGTCAAATACTCCGGAGAGGCGGTAAATGTATCAGGAACTGCCTTCCCTCTTTGGAGGTAG